GGGATGGACTTATCCCCATTTCTGGAAGAGCCCGACTCGCTGGCATCGACAGTTGGAGCCCCAGAGGTTGCAGCGGCAACTCGAGCTGAAGCAGCAGTCGTTCGGCCGGTGATCGCAGTTCCCGTTGCGACGTACGCACGCGCGCCTGTACATAGAGATCCACGAGGCACGTCTATTCGAGATTAGGGAAATCGAGAGAGGATTCTTTTTGCCAAGTAATAAAAAACGAGACACCGAGAGACATCCATAGTTATAACATTGCTGATGTgtgttgttctttttttttcagacgTGGAGAGTGTTGCAGAGgtgaagagagaaaaaaaaatcaaagaaagTTTGATGGAGCCGAGCTAGAGGTGAAGTGAAGATAGGGGAGAGTTGCAGTCTGATCGTACATCTATGGAGCTGGTAATTACACTGGGCAACTCTTCCCTATAACGATGACGATTTTCGATTTCTAGTCGGAAATGGAGATTTTTCTAGAGTCGTTCGTACGGACGGACACGACGGTCAGCGGAGCGAATGttatcttcttcttttttcagaaAGCACAACGTTCGCTTCgctcacacatacacacagacactcaTTCGGCCACGAGAAAGTACGTAAAGAAACGAAATCATAAGGTGAGAAGATAGCAGAGGATCGAGAGCATGCTCAGGTTCTGTATATACCATCATATGCACGTATCTGTATGTTTAAATTGAATAATTGCACGCTTACTTTTGCTGGACGGCGTGCATCAGGTTCTCCAGTGCGTTGTCCGAGTAGTCCGCGTCCGACGCAAGGGCCTCTTCCtctgaaaacaaaaaacacAAACAGTGAATTATTAATAGCCTCTTAGTGCAAACGCTTTTATTGCGTCAGAGGAGACGCATGTCAATATCGATGTAATCCGCACCTTTCGAGTATAAAAATACGCGTATACAATGTACAGTTAAATGCAGAAATAATCCCCGGCTTTTTTAGACCCACAACACAGCAACGAACTTTAATACTTTTTAGTTAATTCCCGTTGCGATTCCGCTCAGTTTACATCGAACGATACAATAAATCGCATTGTGATCCACCCTTTCGACGTTCGTCGAAGCTCGGCCAGCGTATAACCAATCGAGCGATCGTTGCTTCAAATTTACGATGACAAATCGCCGGTCGATACGAACGAGAAAAATTCTGTACAATACATCTAAGAGAAAACGTGTCACTGCACACTGcagaagtaaaaatattctctcGGCAAACATAGAGCCTCGCGTAGACTATACACAAAAGAGGCAAACACTGgaagcttttctctctctagcggcaataaaaataaatacataaaaatcacGCCGTGGCAAATCCGCTGAAATCCGAGCAACAATAAAGGGAGGAGTaggaaaaggaagaaaaatagCCACTCCGAGTAGATAGCACGTGCGCGCCGATGCTCTACACACTCCCGAGACTAATTTCTCCTCCGTAAGCTCTGccaactatatatatatatatatatatatatacaagctTAGACACACACTCGATATCTGACTTCTTTCGCGACTCGCTCCGGCTCGTTTTTCACGGATATTTTTCGACGGGACTTTTAACCGCTGCTAATACGTCGTCGCGTGCGGATCTTTCGAGCATTTTTCATTGTGAACGTGCCTGTGACGAATCGGAGCTATTAACGAATAGGTCGtttgttttttatattctcattATATTCGAAGAGAACTAACTAACGCGAAAAGTTCGAGAACGAGATAAAAAGAGAAGCTAAACGAACTCGGAATTGTTTTCAGAGAAAAGTTCGTGAATAGCgaaaataatatatgaaatTTCGTCACGTGCGTGCACCTCGAGGTAGAAATTTTACTTCTTTTTGCGCTAGCGCGGAGGATGTGTAGTTTCCCTCAGCGCGCGTATGAAAAGTTTTTAGTGCAACCCAGAGGATAAATTCAGGGCAATGGAAAACATTTCTAttcatacattttatttcgaatataaaatttcaagcTGTGTATGATGATGAATTTAACTTTATCATTTTAACAGCACAGATCCTCATCGAACTCTTATCTCTCGTCCAAGCCGCGGATAGAACTTAGCCGATCGATCTGCCCTGTAATACACCATACACCTACACGCAAGAAACCTATATGATATCTACCTCTCGCCTATCGTATAAAAGACGTTTTGATTAAAAGCGCAACTCGGCCGATCTAGCCCTGTGCTGCACCGGCTCAATGAGAACGAACTTTCCAGCTCCCAtaaagtttaataaaaatttcatccCCCGAGGCTAAGTCGCTCCATAAATATCTAATGCAATTATCCTCACTCGAGCTTCCTCGCTATAATACCTTCGCAGCGACGCGTTCGGGCGCATATTAACTTGTTCAACGACGAGCAGCTATTAGCACGGAAAAAAGTGGGCTTTTGAATGGAATTCTCGA
The sequence above is a segment of the Nasonia vitripennis strain AsymCx chromosome 3, Nvit_psr_1.1, whole genome shotgun sequence genome. Coding sequences within it:
- the LOC116738550 gene encoding U8-agatoxin-Ao1a-like isoform X2 → MKIGLIGLVCIGVFVLAESVSAGPYFDDEEEALASDADYSDNALENLMHAVQQKRACVRRNGNCDHRPNDCCFSSSCRCNLWGSNCRCQRVGLFQKWG
- the LOC116738550 gene encoding U8-agatoxin-Ao1a-like isoform X1; this encodes MKIGLIGLVCIGVFVLAESVSAGPYFDDEEEALASDADYSDNALENLMHAVQQKRASWISMYRRACVRRNGNCDHRPNDCCFSSSCRCNLWGSNCRCQRVGLFQKWG